Proteins from one Sabethes cyaneus chromosome 2, idSabCyanKW18_F2, whole genome shotgun sequence genomic window:
- the LOC128738114 gene encoding uncharacterized protein LOC128738114, with amino-acid sequence MTGRKKRTSTSTSKRKSVQSGSSKSKASVDSEYPSYSKFQVSYPVVCRQRYHKDKLRYDKQFEYELKMLELMQNSAYDSMRFHRHMAITTLWPPLHTRKEIEYVLDKFFRLPDRQTRRLHEIMSSPVY; translated from the exons ATGACCGGTCGAAAAAAGCGCACTAGCACCAGCACTTCAAAGCGCAAATCCGTTCAAAGCGGATCGTCAAAATCGAAAGCCTCGGTGGACAGTGAGTACCCGAGTTACTCCAAATTTCAAGTATCGTA TCCCGTTGTCTGCCGCCAGCGCTACCACAAGGACAAGCTCCGGTACGATAAACAGTTCGAGTACGAGCTTAAAATGTTGGAATTGATGCAGAACTCGGCCTACGATTCTATGCGCTTTCACAG ACATATGGCCATCACCACCCTGTGGCCTCCGTTGCACACCAGAAAGGAGATCGAATACGTGCTGGACAAATTTTTCCGCTTGCCAGACCGGCAGACGCGACGTTTGCACGAAATTATGAGTTCCCCGGTGTATTGA
- the LOC128736655 gene encoding regulator of G-protein signaling 7-like: protein MASGQDRDKGTDRDKERDKDKDKDKNAISVNCKAATTADTSGTSSGSGCPSGSRASQSHSSQGAMNQDAPNILVYKKMEAIVERMQSEEGGVSVRTIKAFMSKVPSVFTGADLITWIMKNLCIEEVAEALHIAHLLASHGYLFPIDDHQLTVKNDGTFYRFQTPYFWPSNCWEPENTDYAVYLCKRTMQNKTRLELADYEAENLAKLQKMFSRKWEFIFMQAEAQSKVDKKRDKLERKVLDSQERAFWDVHRPMPGCVNTTEVDIKKAYRRGASTHGSGSSGAAVNSNPIEQLTRQIKLLKLKLERRTIKISKVAESYISYFEQYHEYDYFLTTPDQPNPWITDNIEMWDADRTAKDVSLKRVKRWGFSLRELLIDPVGREQFSKFLDKEFSGENLKFWESVQSMKAQPQSKVKEAAHAIYLEFLAPDAPCPVNVDSKSMELAREAVSSSAPPNRWCFDVAAAHVYHLMKSDSYSRYLRSDMYKEYLSGSKKKIKSIPNLFGVKR from the exons ATGGCTTCAGGACAGGACAGAGACAAAGGAACGGATCGCGATAAGGAGAGGGATAAAGATAAGGATAAGGATAAGAATGCAATTAGTGTCAACTGCAAGGCCGCCACCACCGCCGACACCAGTGGGACGAGCTCTGGAAGTGGTTGCCCGAGTGGCAGTCGAGCCAGCCAATCGCATAGTTCACAAGGGGCTATGAACCAGGATGCACCGAACATTTTAGTATATAAAAAG ATGGAAGCCATAGTCGAACGCATGCAGAGCGAGGAGGGTGGCGTTTCGGTGCGCACCATCAAGGCTTTCATGAGCAAAGTACCGTCCGTATTTACTGGAGCCGATTTGATTACGTGGATTATGAAGAATCTATGCATCGAGGAGGTGGCCGAAGCGTTACATATAGCGCATCTGCTCGCGTCCCATGGGTATCTCTTTCCGATCGATGACCACCAGCTTACGGTGAAGAACGATGGGACATTCTACCGCTTTCAGACGCCATACTTTTGGCCTTCGAACTGTTGGGAGCCGGAAAACACCGACTACGCGGTATACCTCTGCAAACGCACGATGCAGAACAAAACCCGCCTAGAATTGGCGGATTACGAAGCGGAAAATCTGGCCAAACTGCAGAAAATGTTCTCTCGAAAATGGGAGTTCATTTTTATGCAAGCCGAAGCCCAAAGCAAGGTGGACAAAAAACGTGATAAGTTGGAACGAAAGGTGCTTGACTCACAGGAACGAGCTTTTTGGGATGTGCACCGTCCTATGCCGGGTTGCGTCAATACAACCGAGGTCGATATTAAGAAAGCATACCGCCGTGGTGCGTCCACACATGGTTCCGGCTCGTCCGGCGCGGCCGTCAATAGCAATCCAATCGAGCAACTCACTAGACAAATTAAGCTTCTGAAACTCAAGCTAGAACGTAGAACAATTAAGATCTCCAAAGTAGCCGAATC atatatttcatattttgaACAGTATCATGAGTATGATTATTTTCTCACAACGCCTGATCAGCCAAATCCATGGATCACCGACAATATTGAAATGTGGGATGCTGATCGAACTGC CAAAGACGTTTCGCTGAAGCGCGTCAAGCGATGGGGCTTCAGTTTACGCGAGCTTCTAATCGATCCGGTTGGAAGGGAACAATTTTCCAAATTTCTCGATAAAGAGTTCAGCGGAGAAAATTTAAA GTTTTGGGAATCAGTTCAGAGTATGAAGGCACAGCCGCAGTCCAAGGTGAAAGAAGCGGCGCACGCCATCTATCTGGAGTTTTTGGCTCCGGATGCGCCTTGTCCGGTGAACGTCGATTCGAAGTCCATGGAATTGGCCAGGGAAGCGGTCAGCAGCTCGGCACCGCCGAATCGGTGGTGCTTCGACGTTGCTGCCGCTCACGTGTATCATTTGATGAAAAGCGATTCATATTCGCGATACTTGCGGTCCGACATGTACAAGGAATATCTGAGCGGGTCCAAGAAGAAAATTAAATCAATACCGAATCTGTTCGGCGTCAAGCGTTAA
- the LOC128736653 gene encoding cilia- and flagella-associated protein 20-like: MFRNTYQRGFLTVFSSSGSKPLEIWDVVTKNGHTKRKTDEDLKLMVFELMGANVATTYMVAPRCPCPSLGVKLPFLVLLLKNLKKFFSFEIQILDDRNLLRRFRASNYQSATRVDNFCTVMPLALTPGWNQIQFNLADFTRRAYGTNYIETVRIQIHANVRVRRIYFCDRLYTDDQIPPHLRLHPPLRPCKISDMAGRKGKKPAEPIETVRPPTPVKETERQPNVEVLVPAPAPSRAVSIVEPLETAKEPEQLETATTIEQTLPTNEPIPAQD; this comes from the exons ATGTTTCGCAACACGTATCAGCGTGGCTTTCTGACCGTTTTCTCCAGCAGCGGAAGCAAACCGTTGGAAATTTGGGATGTCGTAACGAAGAATGGTCACACCAAGCGCAAGACAGACGAAGATCTAAAACTGATGGTCTTCGAACTGATGGGAGCCAATGTGGCGACCACCTATATGGTCGCCCCGAGATGTCCGTGTCCTTCGCTGGGTGTCAAGTTGCCATTTTTGGTTCTGTTGCTGAAAAatttaaagaagtttttttcatttgaaattcAG ATACTAGACGATCGCAACTTGCTGCGTCGTTTTCGAGCCTCCAACTATCAGAGCGCGACTCGTGTGGACAACTTCTGTACGGTTATGCCTTTGGCGCTGACACCCGGTTggaatcaaattcaattcaacttGGCGGACTTTACGAGGCGAGCCTACGGAACAAACTATATCGAAACGGTACGGATTCAGATCCATGCAAATGTTCGTGTCAGAAGAATCTACTTCTGTGATCGTCTTTATACGGATGACCAGATACCGCCTCATCTGAGACTGCATCCGCCGTTGCGACCGTGCAAAATTAGTGACATGGCCGGACGAAAGGGTAAAAAACCTGCCGAACCGATAGAGACGGTCCGACCGCCAACGCCAGTAAAGGAAACGGAACGGCAACCAAATGTAGAGGTGTTGGTGCCGGCGCCGGCACCTTCTCGTGCAGTAAGTATTGTAGAGCCACTGGAAACAGCCAAGGAACCAGAGCAATTAGAAACCGCCACAACCATTGAACAGACTTTACCGACAAACGAGCCTATACCCGCGCAGGACTGA
- the LOC128734781 gene encoding monocyte to macrophage differentiation factor 2, with amino-acid sequence MQDGITARHGATMHGGNPSACGNGNIHNGESTAAVAAQQRYTTTYSSAKQSPASSSPVKKSPSSAPSSPSHHFHSSIGSNGAGCNGEFKLCGYEGGNEESIAVNGTLISGSGTSPAEFFGALGFWLKLRHDLTNVPWEQLRAVRMKNPRAAPGCAYIPTEIEHIANVMTHGAWVLPSMYAGVNLVWRSNNGAQTLAAIIYGVALAMLFFVSTIFHCVFYCNRNRPLKDVLHRCDRAMIYIFIAGSYYPWLSLGHTSHPEIVSVVKWCVWLMAILGIVYQQMFHERYKCLETLFYIIIGLGPSLVIIFWGHEFTGMPELKFGGLLYIIGIVFFKSDGLFPFAHAIWHLFVVFAAGVHYFAILTHLYPIEEVSNT; translated from the exons ATGCAAGATGGCATCACGGCTCGGCATGGAGCAACAATGCACGGCGGTAATCCTTCCGCCTGTGGCAACGGAAACATTCACAACGGAGAAAGCACAGCGGCGGTGGCGGCACAGCAACGCTACACTACGACCTACAGTTCCGCCAAGCAGTCGCCGGCCTCCTCGTCGCCGGTAAAGAAAAGCCCATCGTCGGCACCATCATCTCCATCACATCACTTCCATAGTAGCATAGGTTCCAACGGTGCTGGCTGTAATGGCGAATTCAAGCTTTGCGGTTACGAGGGTGGCAACGAAGAGTCGATCGCTGTTAATGGCACTTTAATTTCCGGCAGCGGAACATCTCCGGCAGAGTTTTTTGGAGCGCTTGGGTTCTGGTTGAAACTCCGGCACGATCTAACCAATGTGCCCTGGGAGCAGCTCCGGGCTGTTCGGATGAAAAATCCTCGTGCCGCCCCAGGTTGTGCCTACATTCCCACCGAG ATTGAACACATTGCAAACGTCATGACGCATGGCGCGTGGGTGCTACCCTCGATGTATGCTGGAGTGAATTTGGTTTGGCGCAGTAACAACGGTGCCCAAACGCTCGCGGCAATCATCTATGGTGTTGCTCTGGCAATGCTGTTCTTCGTGTCAACCATCTTTCACTGTGTGTTCTACTGCAACCGGAATCGACCGCTAAAAGATGTGCTCCACCGGTGCGACAGAGCTATGATCTACATTTTCATAGCCGGCTCGTACTATCCGTGGCTAAGTTTGGGCCACACGTCTCATCCAGAGATTGTGTCCGTGGTAAAGTGGTGCGTTTGGTTGATGGCCATCTTGGGAATCGTTTATCAACAG ATGTTTCACGAACGATACAAGTGTTTGGAGACCTTGTTCTATATCATTATCGGGCTCGGTCCGTCGCTGGTGATAATCTTTTGGGGGCATGAGTTTACCGGAATGCCTGAGCTAAAATTTGGCGGGTTGCTCTACATCATCGGAATTGTATTCTTCAAATCTGACGGTCTCTTCCCTTTCGCACATGCGATTTGGCATTTATTTGTAGTGTTTGCTGCCGGCGTGCACTActttgctattctgactcatctCTATCCCATTGAGGAGGTTAGCAATACTTAG